From the genome of candidate division WOR-3 bacterium:
AAATCGGCTGAGATAATCGGGATAAAGATCACTGTAAGCATCGGCGTTGCTACGGATTTTTTGCGATTTACAAGTTCTCACGACTTTATTAAATCCGCTGATAATGCCCTTTATAAGGCAAAATCATCCGGCCGTAATCGGGTTGTGGTAGCAAATGAATAAAGAACAAACAATTGGAAACTACAAAATCCTGAAATCAATTGGTAAGGGTGGTATGGCTCAAGTCTATACCGCAATTCAGGGCTCGCTTGATAGAATTGTTGTCATAAAACAGATGAAGCGAAATCTTGATGGTGAGGCACAGGCAAGGTTCAAGCGCGAGGCAAGGATTTGTGCCAATCTAAATCATAAAAATATCGTTGAGATATATGATTATCTCCGCGAAGGTAGCGAACACTATCTCGTTATGGAATATATTGAAGGTTTGAGTCTCGCTGATATAATTGAGAAAGAAGCCCCCTTGCATCCGGTGCTTGCTGCATCCATTGCCCGCGAGGTATGTCAGGCACTGGTCTGCGCTCATAAAAATGGTATCATCCATCGCGATATCAAACCGAAAAATATTTTAATCTCAAAGAATGGTGTGGTAAAACTAACAGATTTTGGAGTAGCAAGAGATATTGACGCCCCGGAATTGACCACGACTGGTGCAATCATCGGTACACCATTTTATATGTCACCAGAGCAGGCCGGTGGCGGAAAAGTTTCTTTTCAATCAGATATATTCTCTTTAGGCGTTGTATTATATGAGATGGTAACAGGTAAGAAACCTTTTGTTGCAGAAGAAAGCCATGGGATAATTGCCAAGATTTGCCGTGGAAAATATAAATCTCCTTTCTGGCTTGACCCACATCACAGCTGGCGATTGAGTAGAATTATCAATAAAGCAATGAAACGAAATCCGAAGGCTCGTTATAAATCCGCCGAAGATATGCTCAAGGCATTGAACAATTTTTTGGGCTGGAAAAATCAGGCACTGGTTGAAGAGAATATAAGAAATTTACTTTTACGAATTGAACAGGCAAAGGAAGTCACAACCGTTGTGAAAAGTAAAGCAAAAAAGAAGAAAAAACAAGAAAAGAGCAGCACCGGGCTCCATTTTTTACTGGTGATACTTTTAATTTTAATTATCATTTTATTTATCACCTATTTTTATATACTCGTAAAGTAATAATTCAGGAAAAAATTGTAGGGCAAGGCTTTAGCCTTGCAATGAAATCACCGTAAACCTGAAGGTTTGCCCTACATTTAGTGACCTATATTCCGGACAGACCCAAAAATTTTAGTAATTATTTAAGAAACACTACCCTTTTCGTTCTGTTATCAGGGGTTTTTATGAAATAGACACCGGCATTGAGAGTTCTATCCGCCTGCCAGGTTCCGGGAATTTTTATTTCCGCAATCTTTTTCCCGGTAATGTCAAAAATCTCGGCAGAACAACTTTTCCCAGTTATTTTCAAAGATTTAGTAAACGGATTGGGATAGACTGATATCTCGGATTTTGTATCACTGGCATTTTTCTGTTCTTTTACTCCGACCCCACCATATCTGACTTCAACTGTATCCATTGTCGGATGACCTTTAATTGAATCGCCGAAACAATAATGATAATTCCACATAGTAGTATCATTTCTTAGATACCGCTGGAAGAATGCAGTCATATGCCTGCGGGCAATTCTCTGCTGTTCGGCACGTGTTATGGTTGCGGTCCCACCATTTTCCCAAGAGTATGAATAATCCATAAAGTATCCGTGATTAGCGCCATAGATTACCGCAAATGTACCTGGTGCTGGTGCATTCTGCCAGTATGCAGAGCGAATATCATTCCAGGGTGCAATATTATCAACTGAACCCGCAATAATCATCTTTGGTGTTATCAGGTGCTCGGAATGGGTTGCGGGTGTAGTCTGGGGACTCGCTAAAGAAACTACCGCTTTAAGTGTATCATATAGCCTGAATGTATCTGCTGCAAGAAGGGCAAGCCCGCCGCCCATACTGTGTCCGGTAAATCCCCATTTGAATCGGGCGAGTTTGTTGTAAAAAATATCGGTTGGAACTGTATCCCTGCTCGCAGTCCAGCGCGCTGCATCCACCATTGAATGCGCACGGGTATAGTGTTCAGGTGTGGGAAATGGATTTGATATTGTCGGTAAAACCACAATATATCCCCAGGATGCTAAATGTTGGGCATAACTGTAATAACGGTCAATACCCATCTGGAATCCATGGCCAAACACGATAATCGGACAGGGAACAGCATCAGGATTTACCTGATTTCCTGAAGAAGGATAATAAATCCGGGAGTTATTCATCGTTTCATAAACACCCGGGATATTTTCAGTCCGGTAAGATACGGTAGGAAATGGTCCCGTTGTATCATAATCAGGATATTGTGCTCCAGTCAATTTCACAAGGATAGTAAGCAATACCAGTGGAATCAAGATATAACGCATAATACCTCCTAATACTCAACGAGTGAAAAGACTTCGTAATCTTTTAATTTCTCTCTACCATTTAAATAAGTTAGATTCGCAATAAAGGCACAGGCGACTACCTTTCCACCGAGCATCTCCACGAGTTTACATGCCGCAAGCATTGTGCCACCGGTTGCAAGGACATCATCAAATAACAAGACCCTCTCTCCTTTTTCAATCCCATCTTTATGAATCTCGATGACATTCTTGCCGTATTCTAATTCATATTCCATCCTGACTGTCTCGGCTGGCAATTTTCCAAGTTTGCGTACCGGCACAAGTCCACAGCCAAGATTATAGGCAATTGCACCGCCAAAGATATAACCCCGTGCCTCAATTGAAACGACCTTTTGAATCTTTGCATTTTTATATTTTTCAACAATGGTATCTATTGAATATTTAAATGCCTCGGGATTTTTCAAAATCGTTGTTATATCACGAAACATGACCCCTTTTTGGGGAAAATCAGGAATATCCCGAATAAATTTCTTTAAGTCCATTAAACCTCCTTGCGAGTGATTATATTTATAAAAAGATACTTGTCAATTTTTATCGTATTAAGGTAAATTTTCCGTTAATGCCTTCTCCTTTAACGAAATATACACCTTCTGAAAATAGGGAAAGGTCTAAATCTATCTTATGATTACCTGATTTCAAATTCCCTTCATTAATTCTTTTTACAATTTGACCTGCGGAATTGTAAATATTGAAGGTGATTGTTCTGGATTCTGTTAAATTAAATTCCAGCGAGATATTTTTTGTAGCAGGATTTGGTTTAATTGAAAACAGAATTTTCTTATGCATTCTGTAATATTCGTCCAGTCCAACATTCTCCATTACACCGACATAGGTATCTTGATTCCCGTTCCTGGTATCGGTCCAGATTGGTATTGGATTTCCTTTTGATGCTGCTGCCAGACCATTATATTCACCGATCAAACCAGCCCGCTGGTCAACAAGGGGCTTATTTGGATCATAAGGTTCAAAATCTGCAAACGACCCTGCCCTTAAATCAAAAGAGACATTGGTTACACGGACATTGGGAAGCCAGGTGGTTCCGCCATCAGTAGATTGTGCAAGATATACATCACAGAGGATATTATTCGGGTCATTCCTTGAATCGTAAAAAATCACTGAAATGCAGCCGGTGCGGTCAACCGTGAGCCAGGGATGGAATTGATCAATGTTATTGCCCACAGGGTCATCATTTATTCTTACCCTTGGGCTCCAGGTATTTCCACCATCCGTGGAACGGGTGAAGAACATATCCGGATAACCATCGGTTCCATTATCCATATAAGCGATGTAAATATAACCACGATACGGACCATCGGTAATATCCACATCCAT
Proteins encoded in this window:
- a CDS encoding T9SS type A sorting domain-containing protein produces the protein MFKNIAFFVFIVSLLFGQGFLNIKVNTDNTTQIQNEQQIVINPTDTLNLVADWRDFRVGYRQVGHAASLDGGRTWIAETLFVEPTYNWDSDPGMTVDADGNFYAIVLSFNSTSQPNGFFLFQSTDKGITWSPPRTVVNNVQNVFEDKELIACDRTNSPYRGNLYVAWARFLNFSTPAIYFTRSTNQGYNWSTPIQISDTQGSLQWPVPAVGPNGEVYVAWCTYNSIKFDRSTNGGISFGTDKTVQSISSMNRYVKGTILTFSYPAMDVDITDGPYRGYIYIAYMDNGTDGYPDMFFTRSTDGGNTWSPRVRINDDPVGNNIDQFHPWLTVDRTGCISVIFYDSRNDPNNILCDVYLAQSTDGGTTWLPNVRVTNVSFDLRAGSFADFEPYDPNKPLVDQRAGLIGEYNGLAAASKGNPIPIWTDTRNGNQDTYVGVMENVGLDEYYRMHKKILFSIKPNPATKNISLEFNLTESRTITFNIYNSAGQIVKRINEGNLKSGNHKIDLDLSLFSEGVYFVKGEGINGKFTLIR
- a CDS encoding serine/threonine-protein kinase, whose protein sequence is MNKEQTIGNYKILKSIGKGGMAQVYTAIQGSLDRIVVIKQMKRNLDGEAQARFKREARICANLNHKNIVEIYDYLREGSEHYLVMEYIEGLSLADIIEKEAPLHPVLAASIAREVCQALVCAHKNGIIHRDIKPKNILISKNGVVKLTDFGVARDIDAPELTTTGAIIGTPFYMSPEQAGGGKVSFQSDIFSLGVVLYEMVTGKKPFVAEESHGIIAKICRGKYKSPFWLDPHHSWRLSRIINKAMKRNPKARYKSAEDMLKALNNFLGWKNQALVEENIRNLLLRIEQAKEVTTVVKSKAKKKKKQEKSSTGLHFLLVILLILIIILFITYFYILVK
- a CDS encoding alpha/beta hydrolase, with product MRYILIPLVLLTILVKLTGAQYPDYDTTGPFPTVSYRTENIPGVYETMNNSRIYYPSSGNQVNPDAVPCPIIVFGHGFQMGIDRYYSYAQHLASWGYIVVLPTISNPFPTPEHYTRAHSMVDAARWTASRDTVPTDIFYNKLARFKWGFTGHSMGGGLALLAADTFRLYDTLKAVVSLASPQTTPATHSEHLITPKMIIAGSVDNIAPWNDIRSAYWQNAPAPGTFAVIYGANHGYFMDYSYSWENGGTATITRAEQQRIARRHMTAFFQRYLRNDTTMWNYHYCFGDSIKGHPTMDTVEVRYGGVGVKEQKNASDTKSEISVYPNPFTKSLKITGKSCSAEIFDITGKKIAEIKIPGTWQADRTLNAGVYFIKTPDNRTKRVVFLK
- the apt gene encoding adenine phosphoribosyltransferase, giving the protein MDLKKFIRDIPDFPQKGVMFRDITTILKNPEAFKYSIDTIVEKYKNAKIQKVVSIEARGYIFGGAIAYNLGCGLVPVRKLGKLPAETVRMEYELEYGKNVIEIHKDGIEKGERVLLFDDVLATGGTMLAACKLVEMLGGKVVACAFIANLTYLNGREKLKDYEVFSLVEY